aagcctagaggtaacaaaggcatggatgagggtttcagcagcagatgagctgaggcaggggaggagacaggtgatgttacagaagtggattTGTGCTGTGTTTTTGATGCCTCTGCCAAAATGCCACTATAAACTGCCGGTGCCAACTGGTGTTGGTGCAAGCAGGATCATCTTTAAGAACTGGTGTTATTTCACATCACTTTTCACCAATGGGCAGTATAATTTTaaagtgcaggaacagggagacctgggaatgtatgttcacaaatctttgaaggtggcaggacaagttgagaaggctgttaaaaatgcatatggggttcttggctttattaatagaggcatagagtacaaaagcaaggaaattatgataaaccttttaaaaacactggttaggccccagatggagtattgtgttcaattctggacaccacaatttaggaaggatgtcaaggccttagacagggtgcagaagagatttactagaatgataccagggatgagggatttcagttatgtggagagactggagaaactggggttgttctccttagagcagagaagtttaagaggagattttatagaggtgttcaaaatcatgaagggttttgatagaataaataaggaaaaactgtttccagtggcagaagggtcagaaaccaaagggcacagatttaaggtgattggcaaaagaacccgaggcgacatgaggaaacatgtttttatgcagggagttgttatgatctggaatgcactgcctgaaaggttgatagaagcagattcaatcgtaactttcaaaagggaattggataaagattTGAAGGGAaagtatttacagggctatggggaaatagcaggggaatgggactaattggatagctctttcaaagagccagcagaggcaagatgggctgaaaggcctccttttgtgctgtaccatactacgatactatgataATTGCGGCTACGGTAAAAGCTCCTTTATTAATTCACCTTTGTTATTTTTCAAAAGCTCTGTATCCAGCTTTTTTTGGTCAGTAGAAACTGGTCTGAATCATGGACCAATGAGCAGAACTAAATGAGAACCTTTAACTGCAAACATGCAGAACTGCAATAGCTTGCACATTTTTGACAATCTAAATGGACAGTTTAACCATAGCTTCACACTTACACCATTCCTAACATTACTGTACTGCACTGCACTGATAAGTGTAGTAAAAAAGCAACACAACatattcacactctctctcccatgtgcaagcacatacagactcacacattctcacacattcacttcactttcacacacacacacatgcactaagGCTGCCATAATACTGTATTAAGGGTCTCAGACCCATAGCTGCAATGAGATGGTCAGTGCAACTGCCTTCTCAAAGCATGTTCAAAAACTTCAATTCAGTTTGTGAAGTGCCAATAAGGTCCAATTGCCTTCCTGTTCAAACCCGACTTGACATTGCACTGGAGTTATACTCCATGCTGTATTAAGACCGAGTGGTGTCGGatggctttttggggaagaggggATTACTCGCATTGCTCTGCTCTGGTCGAAGTAGAGACAGAAACTGCTTTGCAGAGGTGACAGTAGAACTGCATGGTGTGCTGTCACACACATCCATTAAATGGAGGATGCCATACAAGTATTAGTATGATATTACATTTAAACAGTGAGTAGACCCAATGACATACTACAAACATACTAGTCACAACTGTATTATATCTGGTCAGAtcacaagattttaaaaaaatattagaatGGAGTCCATGTAATGCCATATTTATATAATAGGTAAATAATTGTATTTTTTCTTAACATTTCTTAAAATATATAACATGTAAAGAAACAGAAGCCTGATTCTATGCCGAGTGCATGCCATTTCATGCAGACACAGCAGTTGTATGCTATGATTTTGTTACTTTACTAACACTTATGTTTGACTGCTGAGTTTTAAATACAGTGTAGAGGTTGTGGTGGAAGATAGGTCTAAAGCCTATGGCTAGATTTTAAGTGTTTCCAGTATTGCGGTGAATGCAGTCAGTAGTACAGTCAAGAAAGATAATTTATGAATTGTTGTTGGTTGCGATGTTTAAGAAATTCTCATTTCTTTAAAGCACAAGGTTTGGAAAGTTCAAGTAAATATTTATAATTAAATCCATTTCTTTCATGATCCATTAAATCCATTTCTTTCATTTTGTATTTGTGGTATGTTTTTTGTTGTTTCTATTGTAATGCCCTGTCTTCCCACCTGCTGATAATTTTGGATTAATGTTACCATATCACAAAGAAATCAGGAATTTTTTATGTAACTGCATAGTTTTGGGGATTATGGGCTATGAGAACATGACTTATACATAAGTTGTTTTTGATTCATTTTCATGGTTCTTAAGGGTTTTGACTGGAATGTTTTCACACATTTAACACTACTCCAGAATTTTCGGGGAGCAGTAGTTTTGTTTTATTTCCTGTTTTTTTCTGACCAGATTTGAATAGAGAAGAGTGATGCCTGGTCAGATGATCCATTTAATCACAGTTTTAAATAGTTCCATGACAAGACCGTATCACATCGGTGCTATCACACTTCATCCGACGCCACATCCACATGCACACTTTAGTGGTGTGGTTATGCTGCTCATCCTGCATCACTGGAACACAGTTTCTATTTCATACCAATGCAGAATTTGTAACATAATTGCAGCTAAATCAACACTAATTTGACCTTTTTCATTGACGGTGAAACTATCTCTATGAGGTAGTCTCATACTGCTTTGATTTCACCTTATGTCACAACTGACATCAAACTTCAAAGTGCAAAAGCCTGAtgcaaaattattatttttttataagaagaaagataGTCATTAACgtggagcctgaaatttacaagtaATTTACTAACCTCTACTACAATCTGCTACAATCACAAGCAGCTACAATTACCTGAATTCCCACAGGGCATATATGAGCAGTGGCTTTAAACGTATAGACCAACTTAGCAGCTAAACAGAACCCTGAACTCCGCTTCACATCGGACTGGAGTCACACTCCATTCTGTGCAAAGCCAAAGTGGTGCGAGCATAAGCAACTAATGCTCGCAGAAACACCATTGTTTTTATAAGCTATTTGCCATAGTGACTGGATAAACTATTTCCAAGTGACTGGATAACGAGGCTGGCAGGGAGAGTGTGCCCACATCAGGTGACATTTTTCTTCTGCTTCCATACAACTGACAACACAATATAACTGTTACACACTAGCACATGTACagatactctcacacacattaGTGCTGCATCAAGTTAATTCTGTCATTTATGGACACTAACTCTCATCACGTGCATTTATACTGCATATTTAGAGTCTGAACAAAGAAATTTTGACTTTGCACTGATAAACTGGCAGTGTAAATCCCGAGTCAGGACTTGACTAGACTCTGGAGCAACGTAGAATGAAACTCTCTGGCGAAAAGAGTCTCACACGATGAACACTTTGTAAACCTACCTGACCTTCACGCTCTCTAAACATTTAAGTTTCTAACTTGTGGGAGATGTCTCTGCGCATGCATGTATCCTAAACAGGAAAATTCAAGTTCAAGCAGCAGCCAAGCAATGTAAACAAGGTTCTGCCTGGTTGGAAGTGGAGCTACAACTACTGGTCTCAGTCTGGTAGCTGCAGTGTAAATGCTGCCtatgagtcactaataaatccgataaggaattcagaagaaacttcttcacccagagtcgttagaatgtggaacttgctaccacgtggagtagttgacgcgaatatcatagatgcatttaagggaaagctaatgTGCAATAAAAGCACCGCCATAGAtcagtagggccgaatggcctgtttccgtgctgtaaattcgaaGTAAGAGCTTTGCATAAGCAGACAAGCACAACAACCTATCTCTTCTAGACTGGGTACTGCCTCGTTGAaaacttacctgcatttactgGTCTTGGACTGGTAGTTGCACTCTAAATGTAGCCTGCATGCAGACACTTGCAGACTTATTTTTCCAACACCCCCTGTGCTCCCTGTGGCACTTTTTACATATACACTCATTATCTCTCATTCTCATCCACCCTGCTATttcacatctctccctctctcacaaacacacgcGTTTCAAGTGTTGCATATGTAAAATAAAGTAATGCCTTACCTCTGGGAAGTGTGTATCCTATTGCAAATATTTCATCTCTAACATAATTTTTCAGTTCAATCAAATTAATTTCAAAAGCAAGAAAATGCAGAACACTTTCGTTCCTAACATCCAGCGCAATCAGAATCTTTATTCAAATATATTTAGTAACACATTTTCCCATCAAAGAACTGATATAATGATATAACGTTTCCCCTGAAAACACGGGTATGGTATGTGGAGTGTGACAATGTTTGTGGATGTAGATGTTCCCAGTTTTTTGTGTAGCATTCACTTGTAAACACCCAAAATAAAGAGGATATTATTAGTATTTAAATATTTAACTTACACAAAACAAAAACGAAACGAATTCATCTCTGCGCTTGCAAGCCAGCTAATCAAATACCAAAAACGTTGAATGTGACCGTAATTTTCCTATTCTGTTAAAACTGGAAAATGTGAAAGGATTGTTAACACAAAGCTACGTGAATAGCAACAGATTCATACCATGTTGGATTCATAACTTTTATACCCTGATGAATATTTCAAATAACGTACAGCATTATGATGGAAAACGTGTCTGTTTAAAAAAATCGATTAGCAGGAACATTATAAGTGAACTTGCCGATGTTAAGGTCTTTCAGAGTCAGCATTGCGTCGTAATGTTTATCATAGTGAGTTTTGATAAAAGAGGCGAAGTAAACTGAGAAGGCATATTGTTAATTTAATTTCAAGATAATTAATACCGATGCGTATGTATATAtaggttttttttattatatATGTTCTTGTAACCCTCGCGAAAAAGGATATAAACAAAGAGCCACATTGCACACTATTTACTGTCTGAACAGTAATGATTTATATTTCCAAAGGTTTACAATTTTTACACCATAATGAAGATTCCAAGCAATATCTCTGAAATTTGATAACCGATAGTTTTATATAATGTCAtaaaaaagaaggaaataatAAGTAAATGGCAGAGTTAGTGCACGATTTAAAGGTGTTTTTCTACCTGATCTATACCTAATTAACACACTGAATTGGGGTTGCtactattctgtttttctgtacaAAGTGGTGTCACCAATACTATTTTTACATTGTGCGTCCTTTAAATCTAAACGAACCATCTACCCCTTTACCATATTTACATTGCACTACGGAAGACAATCTCAAATACAAAGCAATGTTAAAATATGAAAGTCAAAAGTTGTTTTAAAAAAGCGCATAAATGGCGGACGAATTAACGTTAATGTTTTTTGAAACTACAATATTCCTTTTACAATAATCGGCGATTCTGTTTTCAATCGCACCTTGTGCTCCATTTGATTCAGACTGAGGCAATATACAATACAATGTATTTTATACAATAACATTTTGGGGCATTAAATAATGGTAAAACTCATTCAGTAAATGGAATACTGCAAAATAAAAGCTTCGGAAGAGAGTGAAATTGTAATTTCACCTTCTTCCTTGCCCGCTCCTCTCCCAAAATACTGAGaggtttgaagataaaatattacttaaAAAAACTGTGATGTGATCTGTGGCGATACTAACAAGCTTTGACCGTATTGACAAGAAGTCCATTATTTTTATTATTGTGTGACCGATATACACAAGGGGAGAGGCCGCTCCTCCTCACCGTTCTGTCGAATAACGAATAACCTGCCGTGGGAACGTGAATATCTTGCTATGTTTAGATCAATGTTAACATTACCAGGCTCTGATTCCATGCAATGTAGAAACTCCACTGTTCTGGTGGATTTGAGTCTGTACCGCAGTGTTCAAGTCATTGACAGTGAAATTCATGTTCATAAAGCTGCTGGCCGCTGTAGAAGCGGGCACTGCTTGCACACTGGGATAGTTACAGCTGTAGTTGGCAGTAGTGGCTGCACCACTGTAGTTGGTATAGTTTGCATAAGTGCCATAAGCGTAAGGGCTGATGTTCATGTTATACGGCGAGGTATAAGGCGAAGAGTCCCCCAGACACGGCTTGCCATCTCTGACCAGCACTGGCACCGCGATTCTTCTCGGGGGCGGGAGGCCTACCATCTCCAGAGATTTGTCCTGGCGTTGCCTTTTACATTTGTATCTGCGATTTTGGAACCAGATTTTGACCTGAGTAGAGGTGAGCTTCAGTATATTGGCCAAATGGTCCCTCTCGGGTGCAGAGAGATACTTCTGCTGTTTGAAGCGCCTCTCTAGTTCGTAGACCTGAGCCTGAGAGAAGAGAACTCGTGGTTTCCTCCTCCTTCGTCGGGGTCGCTCGGCTTCCTCGGGTTTCTGTCCTTCCTTCTCCGCGTTAACTTCCATCAGTCGGCATTCTAAATTGAAAAGCAAGGCCATTAGTAATAACCTGACCCTT
The Heptranchias perlo isolate sHepPer1 chromosome 14, sHepPer1.hap1, whole genome shotgun sequence genome window above contains:
- the nkx2.5 gene encoding homeobox protein Nkx-2.5, yielding MFAGAATSTPFSVKDILNLQHHPEMASLGVAAGLDSPPSPASCMLARTKQQHYSETQSLATYNELLPKLNSCKNHPNYSSTSYANNYLEIDNREVKTSNGPTGKSEKECRLMEVNAEKEGQKPEEAERPRRRRRKPRVLFSQAQVYELERRFKQQKYLSAPERDHLANILKLTSTQVKIWFQNRRYKCKRQRQDKSLEMVGLPPPRRIAVPVLVRDGKPCLGDSSPYTSPYNMNISPYAYGTYANYTNYSGAATTANYSCNYPSVQAVPASTAASSFMNMNFTVNDLNTAVQTQIHQNSGVSTLHGIRAW